A section of the Girardinichthys multiradiatus isolate DD_20200921_A chromosome 5, DD_fGirMul_XY1, whole genome shotgun sequence genome encodes:
- the LOC124868720 gene encoding ecto-ADP-ribosyltransferase 4-like isoform X3: MRCMMQSKKRQACQQKFPACVIASLVLLEGSLIVFVIYFCLSWKDTVEESSQDLTSDFNDKNSAGCRTKVTVVNDEAMKQKYDTCSANFSKAWSQSEHNLKEPAEKYMEKTHALALYLFTHLVLKQGNKNSEPAERTLKQMHAFEPISLYSSLSQAIQILKQNQVICLSTNYKTETVLELNISTVQVRFSTFILGSGKWNFHRNVSCFEIYSCFGANITKYSALKGNNQVLIPPYEVFTVTDVQKQTNSCKVTYKLRSNLNCVYDREHHQLLSISALPIEGFCLIFTIICFILLSILLLCVIMKFYHSMNSAHKVSPLQNITQSHYIL; this comes from the exons ATGAG ATGTATGATGCAATCTAAGAAAAGGCAAGCGTGTCAGCAGAAGTTTCCTGCATGTGTCATTGcttctttagttttattagagGGATCGCTCATTGTTTTTGTCATATATTTTTGTCTTAGCTGGAAGGATACTGTTGAAGAG AGTTCTCAAGATCTGACCTCTGACTTCAATGACAAAAATAGTGCCGGCTGCAGAACCAAAGTTACAGTCGTGAATGATGAGGCTATGAAACAAAAATACGATACCTGCAGTGCAAATTTCAGCAAAGCCTGGAGCCAATCAGAGCACAATCtgaaagaacctgcagaaaagTACATGGAGAAAACCCATGCACTGGCTTTATACCTGTTCACACATTTGGTGCTGAAACAGGGGAACAAAAACTCTGAACCTGCAGaaagaactttaaaacaaatgcaCGCTTTTGAACCCATCTCCCTTTATTCCTCCTTAAGTCAGGCGATTcaaattttaaagcaaaatcaGGTGATATGTCTGAGTACAAACTACAAGACAGAGACTGTTTTAGAACTCAATATCTCCACCGTTCAGGTTCGATTTAGTACTTTCATTTTAGGCTCTGGTAAATGGAATTTTCATagaaatgtttcatgttttgagATATATTCGTGCTTTGGAGCAAACATAACTAAATATTCTGCCCTTAAAGGAAATAACCAAGTTCTGATTCCTCCATATGAAGTTTTTACAGTGACTGATgttcagaaacaaacaaattcaTGTAAAGTCACGTACAAACTCAGAAGCAATCTGAACTGTGTTTATGACAGAGAGCACCACCAGTTGCTTTCTATATCTGCATTACCTATAGAGGgattttgtctcatttttacCATCATTTGCTTTATACTTCTGTCCATTTTACTGCTCTGTGTTATCATGAAATTTTACCATAGTATGAACTCAGCACATAAGGTTTCACCTTTGCAGAACATTACCCAATCACATTACATCCTGTAA
- the LOC124868720 gene encoding ecto-ADP-ribosyltransferase 4-like isoform X2 → MPIHCLRCMMQSKKRQACQQKFPACVIASLVLLEGSLIVFVIYFCLSWKDTVEESSQDLTSDFNDKNSAGCRTKVTVVNDEAMKQKYDTCSANFSKAWSQSEHNLKEPAEKYMEKTHALALYLFTHLVLKQGNKNSEPAERTLKQMHAFEPISLYSSLSQAIQILKQNQVICLSTNYKTETVLELNISTVQVRFSTFILGSGKWNFHRNVSCFEIYSCFGANITKYSALKGNNQVLIPPYEVFTVTDVQKQTNSCKVTYKLRSNLNCVYDREHHQLLSISALPIEGFCLIFTIICFILLSILLLCVIMKFYHSMNSAHKVSPLQNITQSHYIL, encoded by the exons ATGCCCATTCACTGCTTAAG ATGTATGATGCAATCTAAGAAAAGGCAAGCGTGTCAGCAGAAGTTTCCTGCATGTGTCATTGcttctttagttttattagagGGATCGCTCATTGTTTTTGTCATATATTTTTGTCTTAGCTGGAAGGATACTGTTGAAGAG AGTTCTCAAGATCTGACCTCTGACTTCAATGACAAAAATAGTGCCGGCTGCAGAACCAAAGTTACAGTCGTGAATGATGAGGCTATGAAACAAAAATACGATACCTGCAGTGCAAATTTCAGCAAAGCCTGGAGCCAATCAGAGCACAATCtgaaagaacctgcagaaaagTACATGGAGAAAACCCATGCACTGGCTTTATACCTGTTCACACATTTGGTGCTGAAACAGGGGAACAAAAACTCTGAACCTGCAGaaagaactttaaaacaaatgcaCGCTTTTGAACCCATCTCCCTTTATTCCTCCTTAAGTCAGGCGATTcaaattttaaagcaaaatcaGGTGATATGTCTGAGTACAAACTACAAGACAGAGACTGTTTTAGAACTCAATATCTCCACCGTTCAGGTTCGATTTAGTACTTTCATTTTAGGCTCTGGTAAATGGAATTTTCATagaaatgtttcatgttttgagATATATTCGTGCTTTGGAGCAAACATAACTAAATATTCTGCCCTTAAAGGAAATAACCAAGTTCTGATTCCTCCATATGAAGTTTTTACAGTGACTGATgttcagaaacaaacaaattcaTGTAAAGTCACGTACAAACTCAGAAGCAATCTGAACTGTGTTTATGACAGAGAGCACCACCAGTTGCTTTCTATATCTGCATTACCTATAGAGGgattttgtctcatttttacCATCATTTGCTTTATACTTCTGTCCATTTTACTGCTCTGTGTTATCATGAAATTTTACCATAGTATGAACTCAGCACATAAGGTTTCACCTTTGCAGAACATTACCCAATCACATTACATCCTGTAA
- the LOC124868720 gene encoding ecto-ADP-ribosyltransferase 4-like isoform X1, which translates to MFEVGQVVNFGIMCTVLICFLDVYSWLHDVFLFRCMMQSKKRQACQQKFPACVIASLVLLEGSLIVFVIYFCLSWKDTVEESSQDLTSDFNDKNSAGCRTKVTVVNDEAMKQKYDTCSANFSKAWSQSEHNLKEPAEKYMEKTHALALYLFTHLVLKQGNKNSEPAERTLKQMHAFEPISLYSSLSQAIQILKQNQVICLSTNYKTETVLELNISTVQVRFSTFILGSGKWNFHRNVSCFEIYSCFGANITKYSALKGNNQVLIPPYEVFTVTDVQKQTNSCKVTYKLRSNLNCVYDREHHQLLSISALPIEGFCLIFTIICFILLSILLLCVIMKFYHSMNSAHKVSPLQNITQSHYIL; encoded by the exons ATGTTTGAGGTAGGTCAAGTTGTAAATTTTGGAATTATGTGTACTGTCTTAATTTGCTTTCTGGATGTTTACTCTTGGTTACATGATGTGTTTCTTTTCAGATGTATGATGCAATCTAAGAAAAGGCAAGCGTGTCAGCAGAAGTTTCCTGCATGTGTCATTGcttctttagttttattagagGGATCGCTCATTGTTTTTGTCATATATTTTTGTCTTAGCTGGAAGGATACTGTTGAAGAG AGTTCTCAAGATCTGACCTCTGACTTCAATGACAAAAATAGTGCCGGCTGCAGAACCAAAGTTACAGTCGTGAATGATGAGGCTATGAAACAAAAATACGATACCTGCAGTGCAAATTTCAGCAAAGCCTGGAGCCAATCAGAGCACAATCtgaaagaacctgcagaaaagTACATGGAGAAAACCCATGCACTGGCTTTATACCTGTTCACACATTTGGTGCTGAAACAGGGGAACAAAAACTCTGAACCTGCAGaaagaactttaaaacaaatgcaCGCTTTTGAACCCATCTCCCTTTATTCCTCCTTAAGTCAGGCGATTcaaattttaaagcaaaatcaGGTGATATGTCTGAGTACAAACTACAAGACAGAGACTGTTTTAGAACTCAATATCTCCACCGTTCAGGTTCGATTTAGTACTTTCATTTTAGGCTCTGGTAAATGGAATTTTCATagaaatgtttcatgttttgagATATATTCGTGCTTTGGAGCAAACATAACTAAATATTCTGCCCTTAAAGGAAATAACCAAGTTCTGATTCCTCCATATGAAGTTTTTACAGTGACTGATgttcagaaacaaacaaattcaTGTAAAGTCACGTACAAACTCAGAAGCAATCTGAACTGTGTTTATGACAGAGAGCACCACCAGTTGCTTTCTATATCTGCATTACCTATAGAGGgattttgtctcatttttacCATCATTTGCTTTATACTTCTGTCCATTTTACTGCTCTGTGTTATCATGAAATTTTACCATAGTATGAACTCAGCACATAAGGTTTCACCTTTGCAGAACATTACCCAATCACATTACATCCTGTAA